In a genomic window of Streptomyces roseoviridis:
- a CDS encoding RICIN domain-containing protein has protein sequence MRLHSFHKGTLTLLAAAGFLAAGTTTVSAQPVTRPAAHTDTAVTAGALRTTGATDVVQTFANMATGSCLDDSQQYGLRGYGCNGGVYQKWNVHVWNDGTRQLRNLATNECLYDDGVTLATRACNSSREQSWFAHKSGDQVTFQSQATGECLDDSQYGLRTIQCYYNRNQTWR, from the coding sequence ATGCGTCTGCATTCCTTCCACAAGGGGACCCTCACGCTTCTGGCCGCGGCCGGATTCCTCGCCGCCGGCACCACGACGGTGTCGGCGCAACCGGTGACCCGGCCGGCCGCCCACACCGACACGGCCGTCACAGCCGGTGCCCTGCGCACGACGGGCGCGACCGACGTGGTCCAGACGTTCGCGAACATGGCCACCGGATCCTGCCTCGACGACAGCCAGCAGTACGGCCTGCGCGGCTACGGCTGCAACGGCGGGGTCTACCAGAAGTGGAACGTGCACGTCTGGAACGACGGCACCCGTCAGCTCCGGAACCTCGCGACCAACGAGTGCCTCTACGACGACGGCGTCACGCTCGCCACCCGGGCCTGCAACTCCTCGCGCGAGCAGAGCTGGTTCGCGCACAAGAGCGGTGACCAGGTGACCTTCCAGAGCCAGGCCACGGGCGAGTGCCTGGACGACAGCCAGTACGGGCTGCGGACGATCCAGTGCTACTACAACCGTAACCAGACCTGGCGCTGA
- a CDS encoding metalloregulator ArsR/SmtB family transcription factor, producing MKRIHFTDQDLMRIRVAGTIGAAAETLDSVKLLHAPEVGLGFRRWQVSVRGRLDERARPLLALLPSLGPDVDVRSLAGDSVHIEEAVDRLLGAPRNLLRLEFENIRFSPAHRAWARSLVDGDREAWLHVTAALRACHGVTVAPHWVRVRTHLAEARAAYANAMIEGGVEQLLKILCGPMLRWRPPVLELEHPHEADVHLNGRGLVIAPTMFSAGRAELMQPTRDPAEAPVLAVPTVTDALVGSTLWEGGGASTAQALEDLLGRTRAAILEAVAVGRGTTDLARRLGISPATVSHHTSVLRNAGLLTTRREGKAVLHTVTPMGMALLEPGARPL from the coding sequence GTGAAACGGATCCACTTCACGGACCAGGACCTGATGCGGATCCGAGTGGCCGGGACGATCGGCGCGGCGGCCGAGACGCTCGACAGCGTGAAGCTGCTGCACGCCCCTGAGGTCGGCCTCGGCTTCCGGCGCTGGCAGGTTTCGGTACGGGGACGCCTGGACGAACGGGCACGTCCCCTCCTCGCGCTGCTGCCGTCCCTGGGGCCCGATGTCGACGTGAGAAGCCTGGCGGGCGACTCGGTGCACATCGAGGAGGCGGTGGACCGACTGCTCGGCGCTCCCCGGAACCTGCTCCGCCTCGAATTCGAGAACATCCGCTTCTCTCCCGCGCACCGCGCCTGGGCCCGCAGCCTGGTGGACGGCGACCGTGAGGCATGGCTCCACGTCACCGCCGCCTTACGGGCGTGCCACGGCGTGACCGTCGCTCCGCACTGGGTCAGGGTGCGCACGCATCTGGCCGAGGCCCGCGCCGCGTATGCGAACGCGATGATCGAAGGCGGGGTCGAGCAGCTGCTGAAGATCCTCTGCGGCCCGATGCTGCGCTGGCGGCCGCCGGTCCTCGAACTGGAGCATCCGCACGAGGCCGACGTCCATTTGAACGGACGCGGTCTCGTCATCGCCCCCACGATGTTCTCCGCCGGACGGGCCGAGCTGATGCAGCCCACACGGGATCCGGCCGAGGCCCCCGTCCTCGCCGTCCCGACCGTCACCGATGCCCTGGTGGGCAGCACGCTGTGGGAGGGCGGCGGAGCGTCCACCGCTCAGGCGCTGGAGGACCTGCTGGGACGTACACGCGCCGCGATCCTGGAGGCGGTGGCGGTCGGTCGTGGCACCACGGATCTGGCACGTCGGCTCGGCATCTCGCCGGCGACCGTGAGCCACCACACCTCCGTGCTCCGCAACGCCGGCCTGCTCACCACGCGACGCGAAGGCAAGGCGGTCCTCCACACGGTGACGCCGATGGGCATGGCCTTGCTGGAGCCGGGCGCGCGCCCCCTGTGA
- a CDS encoding ester cyclase, producing MTFVQVIDCRTSRADELNRLMDAWVEATQGKRTATHSIMGRDRADSTHVVEIVEFPSYEEAMKNSNLPETDRIFREMVALCDGEPSFTDLDVMRDEQLNKIVVRSFFEEVINGKNVDAADAICTADYREHDPSLSSYDIGLEQAKAENREIIAAFEPTATMESMVAEGDLVCVRVSFKGRHVGSYQGMEATGREVSGTAHASFRCEGGRIAESWWNFDDLGLMKQLGVLED from the coding sequence ATGACATTTGTACAGGTCATCGACTGCAGGACCAGCAGAGCCGATGAGTTGAACAGGCTGATGGACGCCTGGGTCGAGGCGACCCAGGGTAAGCGGACCGCCACCCATTCGATCATGGGGCGGGACCGCGCCGACTCCACCCACGTGGTGGAGATCGTCGAATTCCCTTCCTACGAGGAGGCGATGAAGAACTCGAACCTGCCCGAGACCGACCGGATCTTCCGGGAGATGGTCGCCCTGTGTGACGGTGAGCCGTCCTTCACGGACCTCGACGTGATGCGTGACGAGCAGCTCAACAAGATCGTGGTCCGGAGCTTCTTCGAGGAGGTGATCAACGGGAAGAACGTGGACGCCGCGGACGCGATCTGCACCGCCGACTACCGCGAGCACGATCCTTCCCTGTCCTCGTACGACATCGGGCTCGAACAGGCGAAGGCCGAGAACCGGGAGATCATCGCCGCCTTCGAGCCGACGGCGACGATGGAGAGCATGGTCGCCGAGGGCGACCTGGTGTGCGTCCGCGTGTCGTTCAAGGGGCGGCACGTCGGCTCGTACCAGGGCATGGAGGCCACTGGCCGGGAGGTCTCCGGAACGGCGCACGCGAGCTTCCGCTGTGAGGGCGGCAGGATCGCGGAATCCTGGTGGAACTTCGACGACCTCGGACTGATGAAGCAGCTCGGCGTGCTGGAGGACTGA
- a CDS encoding MarR family transcriptional regulator, with product MTTTAVELLEVVWGRASTAPTSASQLRALHILEHHDGINLRTLAESLASTPPSTSRLCDRLQAAGLVERVVSPEDRREVRLHLSGPGRAFLAELRARRERELRTVLAGMPAAKRVALLEGLEAFCSTAAAQIHGAPLDVDGRTA from the coding sequence GTGACCACGACGGCCGTCGAGCTGCTGGAAGTCGTGTGGGGCCGGGCGTCGACCGCACCCACCTCCGCGTCCCAGCTGCGTGCCCTGCACATCCTGGAGCACCACGACGGCATCAACCTGCGCACCCTCGCCGAGAGCCTCGCCTCGACACCGCCGTCCACCAGCCGCCTGTGCGACCGGCTGCAGGCCGCGGGACTGGTCGAGCGGGTCGTGAGCCCGGAGGACCGACGCGAGGTGCGCCTGCACCTCAGCGGCCCGGGGCGGGCCTTCCTCGCCGAGCTGCGCGCCCGCCGGGAGCGGGAACTGCGGACGGTGCTGGCCGGCATGCCCGCCGCCAAGCGCGTCGCGCTGCTGGAGGGGCTGGAGGCGTTCTGCTCCACCGCGGCGGCGCAGATACACGGCGCCCCCCTCGACGTCGACGGCCGGACCGCCTGA
- a CDS encoding PP2C family protein-serine/threonine phosphatase translates to MDGFLAAERALRTAAPDALLDAVRAVLAERYGAEDAELYMADYGLTVLQPVSVLPHALGAVPLNNSPAGRAFGAQEPYREDIGNGRDRLHLPVSVRGDRLGVLSVTFPEGGAARRWETELAEIAGVLGREVVVAERDTDLYLQARRKDRLTLAAEMQWQLLPGRSCSRPEYELGAQLEPAYAIFGDNFDWSATADRLMLYVTNGMGEGIEAALLTNLAINALRNARRAGISIADQAALADQAVYAHYRGRCHLSVLMCDFDLTTGRASVVDAGSPQLLRLRDGVVERVDFEAQLPLGMFEETDYVTQDFQVEPGDRLVFVSDGVHAVASPRGEAYGNAALARAIQSTRLLPAAEVPRAILRELTGHRGRPAPDDDALIVCLDWRGRHVAP, encoded by the coding sequence ATGGACGGATTCCTGGCCGCTGAGCGCGCGCTGCGCACAGCGGCTCCCGATGCGTTGCTCGATGCCGTACGCGCCGTGCTGGCCGAGCGCTACGGCGCGGAGGATGCCGAACTGTACATGGCCGACTACGGCCTGACGGTGCTTCAGCCGGTGTCCGTGCTCCCGCACGCCCTGGGTGCGGTGCCGCTGAACAACAGCCCGGCCGGCCGCGCTTTCGGTGCGCAGGAGCCGTATCGGGAGGACATCGGCAACGGCCGTGACCGGCTGCATCTGCCGGTCAGCGTCCGGGGTGACCGGCTCGGGGTGCTGTCGGTGACCTTCCCTGAAGGCGGGGCCGCGCGCCGGTGGGAGACGGAGCTCGCGGAGATCGCCGGGGTCCTCGGGCGCGAGGTGGTGGTGGCCGAGCGGGACACCGACCTCTATCTCCAGGCCCGCCGCAAGGACCGGCTGACCCTGGCCGCCGAGATGCAGTGGCAGCTGCTGCCCGGCCGTTCGTGTTCGCGGCCCGAGTACGAGCTGGGGGCCCAGCTGGAGCCGGCGTACGCGATCTTCGGGGACAACTTCGACTGGTCGGCCACCGCCGACCGTCTGATGCTGTACGTCACCAACGGCATGGGGGAGGGGATAGAGGCGGCGTTGCTGACGAACCTGGCCATCAACGCCCTGCGCAACGCGCGGCGTGCCGGCATCTCCATCGCCGACCAGGCGGCCCTGGCCGACCAGGCCGTCTACGCCCACTACCGGGGCCGTTGCCACCTGTCCGTCCTGATGTGCGACTTCGACCTGACCACCGGGCGAGCGAGCGTGGTGGACGCGGGCTCGCCCCAGCTGCTGCGCCTGCGCGACGGGGTGGTGGAGCGCGTCGACTTCGAGGCCCAGCTGCCGCTGGGGATGTTCGAGGAGACGGACTACGTGACCCAGGACTTCCAGGTCGAGCCGGGGGACCGGCTCGTCTTCGTCAGCGACGGCGTGCACGCGGTGGCCTCTCCCCGAGGCGAGGCGTACGGGAACGCGGCTCTCGCCCGCGCCATCCAGTCCACCCGCCTGCTGCCCGCCGCCGAGGTGCCGCGCGCGATCCTGAGGGAGCTGACCGGTCACCGTGGCAGGCCCGCACCGGACGACGACGCCTTGATCGTCTGCCTCGACTGGCGGGGAAGGCACGTCGCCCCCTGA
- a CDS encoding PP2C family protein-serine/threonine phosphatase — translation MSPVKTFDLLPSAEAQLRAAAPHALLATAARILTEQAGAEEATVLLADYGLSVLQPVSELPHTAAPVPAHDGPAGSAFVQQSPVVEVLRDPAGHLVHLPITVRGDRLGILTVRLPAGRADADTVLKLGSFATALGHELLTADRDTDLYMQARRTRRLTLAAEMQWELLPGRGCARDEYTIGAHLEPAYAIGGDNFDWSTSADHLVLTVTDGMGQGIEASLLTSLTVGALRNARRAGIGLADQASLADQAVYAQYGGKAYASTLLLRFDLADGTVHAVDAGSPQLFHQRDGRTARIELEAQLPLGMFEETVYTEQTFHVEPGDRLIVVSSGVHNTRSATGDLFGERVLRQILGATRPEPPHETARAVVSGLVEHFGSSELTSDAAVVCLDWTGRPR, via the coding sequence GTGTCCCCAGTGAAAACCTTTGATCTGCTTCCGTCCGCCGAAGCCCAACTGCGTGCCGCCGCCCCCCACGCTCTGCTCGCCACGGCCGCCCGCATCCTCACCGAACAGGCGGGAGCCGAAGAGGCGACCGTCCTCCTCGCCGACTACGGCCTGTCCGTCCTGCAGCCGGTCTCCGAGCTGCCGCACACCGCGGCACCGGTCCCGGCCCACGACGGTCCCGCCGGCAGCGCCTTCGTCCAGCAGAGCCCGGTCGTCGAGGTCCTCCGTGACCCGGCCGGTCACCTCGTGCACCTGCCCATCACCGTGCGTGGTGACCGGCTCGGCATCCTCACCGTGCGTCTGCCCGCCGGCAGAGCCGACGCGGACACCGTTCTGAAACTGGGCTCCTTCGCGACGGCCCTGGGGCACGAGCTCCTCACCGCGGACCGTGACACCGACCTCTACATGCAGGCCCGCCGAACGCGCCGCCTCACGCTGGCCGCCGAGATGCAGTGGGAGCTCCTTCCGGGCCGCGGCTGCGCCCGGGACGAGTACACGATCGGAGCGCACCTCGAGCCCGCCTACGCCATCGGGGGCGACAACTTCGACTGGTCGACCAGCGCCGACCACCTCGTCCTCACGGTCACCGACGGCATGGGCCAGGGCATCGAGGCGTCACTGCTGACCAGCCTCACCGTCGGAGCGCTGCGCAACGCGCGCCGCGCCGGCATCGGCCTGGCCGACCAGGCATCGCTCGCCGACCAGGCGGTCTACGCGCAGTACGGCGGCAAGGCCTACGCCTCCACGCTCCTGCTGCGGTTCGACCTGGCCGACGGCACCGTGCACGCCGTCGACGCCGGCTCCCCGCAGCTCTTCCACCAGCGCGACGGCCGCACCGCACGCATCGAACTGGAAGCGCAGCTCCCGCTGGGCATGTTCGAGGAAACGGTCTACACGGAACAGACGTTCCACGTCGAGCCGGGGGACCGCCTCATCGTGGTCAGCAGCGGCGTGCACAACACCCGCTCCGCCACCGGCGACCTCTTCGGGGAGCGCGTCCTGCGGCAGATCCTCGGCGCCACCCGCCCCGAGCCTCCCCACGAGACCGCCCGCGCGGTCGTCTCCGGGCTCGTGGAGCACTTCGGCAGCAGCGAACTGACGTCCGATGCCGCGGTGGTCTGTCTCGACTGGACGGGCCGTCCCCGCTGA
- a CDS encoding MarR family winged helix-turn-helix transcriptional regulator — MTGPGAHQEADPPREPGERPASLAREIADAVEGLTHLWSSASRQASLRLSQHQLRALGILRSAPGLNLTALAEAMDITLPTASRLCDRLAAAGLLERVPRPGKRRELQLSLTVYGRQMWDEVVSHRSRALADVVARMGSSEREALARGLRAFLAARHGTSRVTDRP, encoded by the coding sequence GTGACGGGGCCGGGCGCGCACCAGGAGGCGGACCCGCCGAGGGAACCGGGCGAGCGTCCGGCGTCCCTCGCGCGGGAGATCGCCGACGCCGTCGAGGGGCTGACGCACCTGTGGTCCTCTGCGAGCCGGCAGGCGAGCCTGCGGCTGTCGCAGCACCAGCTACGGGCCCTGGGGATCCTGCGGTCGGCACCGGGTCTCAATCTCACCGCCCTGGCGGAGGCCATGGACATCACGCTGCCGACTGCCAGCCGGTTGTGCGACCGGCTGGCAGCCGCAGGACTTCTGGAGCGCGTACCGCGCCCCGGGAAACGGCGTGAACTGCAGCTGAGTCTGACGGTCTACGGCCGTCAGATGTGGGACGAGGTGGTCTCGCACAGGTCCCGGGCGCTCGCCGACGTCGTGGCGAGGATGGGATCGTCCGAACGGGAGGCGCTGGCCCGGGGCCTGCGCGCCTTCCTCGCCGCTCGGCACGGGACGTCCCGGGTGACGGATCGGCCGTGA
- a CDS encoding ATP-binding protein yields MEKTAGGEGGVSLSDSVVTVSAALEGDDGIAVARALARGFLTDVQAVHGLPVSGRAMSVVQLVVSELVTNARKYAPGPCLLDLRVVGGAVEVAVWDSNPTLPVVLAADPSRIGQHGLEIVMAVGQSFAIRREPVGKRISTTIMLADDPGGDLVGHRRL; encoded by the coding sequence ATGGAGAAGACAGCAGGTGGCGAGGGCGGAGTCTCGCTGTCGGACAGCGTCGTGACGGTCTCCGCGGCGTTGGAGGGCGATGACGGGATCGCCGTGGCCCGGGCTCTGGCCCGCGGCTTCCTCACCGACGTGCAGGCCGTGCACGGACTGCCGGTGTCCGGGCGCGCGATGAGCGTCGTACAGCTGGTGGTCAGTGAGCTGGTGACCAACGCGCGCAAGTACGCACCCGGTCCGTGCCTGCTCGACCTGCGGGTCGTGGGCGGCGCGGTCGAAGTGGCCGTGTGGGACAGCAATCCGACGCTGCCGGTCGTCCTCGCGGCCGATCCCTCCAGGATCGGGCAGCACGGCCTGGAGATCGTCATGGCGGTCGGACAGAGCTTCGCCATCCGCCGCGAGCCGGTGGGCAAGCGCATCAGCACGACGATCATGCTGGCCGACGATCCAGGAGGGGATCTCGTGGGCCACCGGCGGCTGTGA
- a CDS encoding DUF4190 domain-containing protein, with amino-acid sequence MSFSDHSDSPYGSTRTSPPVGAKRSSGLAIAALVLGIAAVLLFWTVLGGILLGLGALVLGIIGARKARRGDGGRGTMSLVGAVLGGLGLLASVVILAIGASVLNSDEFKNFDDCVQHAKTQSERDACAKDFDRDFDKEPND; translated from the coding sequence GCTCCACGCGGACCAGCCCGCCCGTGGGCGCGAAGCGCAGCAGCGGCCTGGCCATCGCCGCGCTCGTCCTCGGCATCGCGGCGGTCCTGCTCTTCTGGACCGTTCTCGGCGGCATCCTGCTCGGCCTCGGCGCCCTGGTCCTCGGCATCATCGGCGCGCGCAAGGCGCGCCGCGGCGACGGCGGTCGCGGCACGATGTCGCTCGTCGGCGCCGTTCTCGGCGGGCTGGGCCTGCTCGCCTCCGTCGTGATCCTGGCCATCGGCGCCTCGGTCCTCAACTCGGACGAGTTCAAGAACTTCGACGACTGTGTGCAGCACGCCAAGACGCAGTCCGAACGAGACGCCTGCGCGAAGGACTTCGACCGGGACTTCGACAAGGAGCCGAACGACTGA